One genomic window of Hemiscyllium ocellatum isolate sHemOce1 chromosome 25, sHemOce1.pat.X.cur, whole genome shotgun sequence includes the following:
- the tmem220 gene encoding transmembrane protein 220, whose amino-acid sequence MALKSQAVLQKAIPAPLCLLFWRACNFCMAFFFALAAYVQINDPDAGIWIVAYVIPAVLSFLVGLNPPITDNFIWRSLSELHMYMCSMVAILWGWRLHQASTNNIFQEEEGREFLGLVIIVIWTLLCRHSGKHLGGFRLSIAVLITVLPFITWLYYYINKELRASWPDHCRNTI is encoded by the exons ATGGCATTGAAATCGCAGGCAGTTCTCCAGAAAGCGATCCCTGCCCCGCTCTGTCTCCTCTTCTGGAGAGCTTGCAATTTCTGCATGGCTTTCTTTTTCGCGCTCGCCGCCTACGTGCAG ATTAATGATCCAGATGCAGGAATATGGATT GTTGCCTACGTAATCCCTGCTGTATTGTCCTTCCTCGTTGGGTTGAATCCACCAATCACAG ACAACTTCATCTGGAGAAGTCTCTCAGAATTGCACATGTACATGTGTTCCATGGTAGCAATCCTGTGGGGTTGGCGGCTTCATCAAGCTTCAACAAACAACATTTTCCAAGAGGAGGAAGGACG GGAGTTTCTGGGATTAGTTATTATCGTTATTTGGACTCTTTTGTGTCGACATTCGGGGAA GCATCTTGGTGGCTTCAGGCTTTCCATTGCAGTTCTCATTACAGTCCTACCATTCATAACATGGCTATATTACTACATCAATAAAGAGCTACGAGCATCCTGGCCAGATCACTGCAGGAACACCATTTAA